The Oncorhynchus tshawytscha isolate Ot180627B linkage group LG05, Otsh_v2.0, whole genome shotgun sequence genome includes a window with the following:
- the LOC112250515 gene encoding kelch repeat and BTB domain-containing protein 11-like, with the protein MDNSAQCIPDLCLHSVDADTPPACHEKEQVDKMALLMQDFVGNIPEITDPDENQNFGYQCITETNRPLVEMDNGVMGLGFYNGSQPRNGSGNANDDQKHMSLTHCNTPQLNKEQPCSIERDAVEDNCRAQADVAHSLGYSLCCLDDETQAQSTPLVCEVGGGAVKYHCLIDKASSQVEHKEGSSASVTYCIAAEALTIHQRGQTGSAGQNAVCGESDPDATQGNSALQSRQEGCGYGNGVFASKEETDLVIEVSGKKLGAHKAVLAEKSDYFKARQSRDVLRVKGVSFKTLTILVDYIYSCRMEVSKDNIVEVITGAKILQIPCAVQAALDTMSEQITAENCYDILTIAKKQRLSELKEKAYKYMSDNFLQILRDPGVYGRLTGGERELIITRRMEGKRALMVAEINEVYDGAGSRPTSRENSRPQSPLSIVSLNENRVIYYYNKETKDWKVLTKMPDEINTKGSGICTMYNYLFVAGGIKRQDDKGKVSDKVFCYNPLTDSWSEIRPLTEGRSQLKLVAMDGYLFAIGGECLFTVEKYDPRLDRWRPVAPLPKGAFAIAHEATTCNGEMFVSGGSLFYRLLRYDTKRDDWEECPFNNSRKKSTDMVAFKNFIYRFDVNRDYGVNVFKYNTVVKIWHNSASLEQTNPLPFRCAVIGNTIYCVNKSQTLQFVLEEENEQFLPEALTLKSPVEAKGALVPFVLALPKTA; encoded by the coding sequence ATGGATAACAGTGCCCAGTGCATCCCAGACTTGTGCCTACACAGTGTTGATGCTGATACACCACCTGCCTGTCACGAGAAAGAGCAGGTGGACAAAATGGCTTTGCTGATGCAGGACTTCGTTGGAAATATACCCGAGATAACAGATCCAGACGAGAATCAAAACTTTGGGTACCAGTGTATTACGGAGACTAATAGACCACTTGTTGAAATGGACAATGGAGTGATGGGTCTTGGATTTTATAATGGTAGCCAACCAAGGAATGGCTCAGGAAATGCAAATGATGATCAAAAGCATATGTCATTAACACATTGCAATACCCCACAGCTCAACAAAGAGCAGCCCTGTTCAATAGAGCGCGATGCGGTAGAGGATAATTGCCGCGCACAGGCTGACGTGGCGCACAGCCTGGGATATTCCCTCTGCTGCCTGGATGACGAAACGCAAGCACAGAGCACCCCTCTCGTGTGTGAAGTCGGCGGAGGAGCTGTGAAGTACCACTGTCTGATTGATAAAGCGAGTTCCCAGGTGGAGCATAAGGAGGGGAGCTCTGCGTCTGTCACCTATTGTATCGCTGCAGAAGCGCTGACAATACATCAGCGCGGACAGACAGGCAGTGCGGGACAGAATGCTGTGTGCGGAGAAAGCGACCCAGACGCTACACAGGGAAACTCAGCACTGCAGTCGAGGCAGGAAGGATGTGGATATGGAAACGGAGTCTTTGCTTCTAAAGAGGAGACGGATTTAGTGATTGAAGTGTCTGGAAAGAAACTTGGAGCGCATAAAGCCGTTTTGGCAGAGAAAAGTGACTATTTCAAGGCGCGGCAGTCCCGAGACGTATTGCGAGTGAAGGGGGTGAGTTTTAAGACTTTGACCATTTTGGTGGATTACATTTACTCATGCCGAATGGAGGTTAGTAAGGATAATATTGTAGAGGTCATCACCGGAGCTAAAATATTACAAATCCCCTGCGCGGTTCAAGCTGCTCTCGATACAATGTCGGAGCAGATTACCGCCGAGAACTGCTATGATATTTTGACAATAGCCAAAAAGCAACGTCTCAGCGAGTTGAAGGAGAAAGCCTACAAGTACATGAGTGACAATTTCTTGCAAATACTGCGGGATCCCGGTGTCTATGGGCGTTTGaccggaggggagagagaactaattatcACCAGGAgaatggagggaaagagggcGTTGATGGTGGCTGAAATCAACGAGGTGTATGACGGCGCCGGGAGCAGACCTACAAGTCGTGAGAACAGTCGCCCTCAGAGCCCTCTATCCATAGTGTCCCTGAATGAGAATCGTGTGATCTACTATTACAACAAGGAGACAAAGGACTGGAAAGTGCTGACGAAGATGCcggatgaaatcaacacaaaggGTTCTGGGATATGCACCATGTACAATTACCTATTCGTGGCAGGTGGAATCAAAAGGCAGGACGACAAAGGCAAAGTCTCGGACAAGGTGTTCTGCTACAACCCACTCACTGACAGCTGGAGCGAAATTCGACCGCTCACCGAGGGTCGGTCTCAGCTCAAACTGGTGGCCATGGACGGCTACCTGTTTGCAATCGGAGGGGAATGTCTCTTTACCGTGGAGAAATATGACCCTCGCCTGGATAGATGGCGCCCAGTGGCACCACTACCAAAAGGGGCTTTTGCTATTGCGCACGAGGCAACAACCTGTAATGGAGAGATGTTCGTGTCCGGAGGCTCTCTATTTTATCGTCTGCTAAGATATGACACTAAAAGAGACGACTGGGAGGAATGCCCGTTCAACAACAGCAGGAAGAAATCCACCGACATGGTGGCATTCAAAAACTTCATCTACAGGTTTGATGTCAACCGTGACTACGGTGTCAACGTGTTCAAATACAACACCGTGGTAAAGATATGGCACAACAGTGCGTCCCTGGAGCAGACCAACCCCTTGCCCTTTCGCTGTGCTGTCATTGGCAACACCATTTACTGTGTGAACAAGTCCCAAAcattgcagtttgttttggaagAGGAGAATGAACAGTTTTTGCCTGAGGCACTGACACTCAAATCACCTGTAGAGGCAAAAGGTGCCCTTGTCCCATTTGTCCTGGCTCTTCCCAAGACAGCCTGA
- the LOC112251760 gene encoding C-C chemokine receptor type 6-like yields MDGTDYSESTNGITEDYGEMEYVEPCQMTKNNRVERVVRLYIHSVICILGLLGNILVIVTYAFYKKAKSMTDVYLLNVAIADMLFVAALPLIIYNEQSDWAMGMVACKILRGAYSVNLYSGMLLLACISTDRYIAIVQARRSFRLRSFTLLYSRIICAAVWSLALLLSVPTFVYYERYVPAHSFYNVSEYGFFDYSNAMTPVGLKNPTSSESEEDSVVCNFRFPDNATARQMKVLVPSTQMAVGFFLPLLVMGFCYASIIFTLLRVKNFQRHKAVRVVLAVVGVFIACHLPYNAALLYDTVHMFKPQRCGVMDNTQVAKTVTETVAYLHCCLNPVLYAFIGVRFRNHFKKIVEDVWRVGKRVMNVRRFSRVKSEIYVSTARRTVDGSSTDNASSFTM; encoded by the coding sequence ATGGATGGTACAGATTATAGTGAGTCAACAAATGGCATTACAGAGGACTATGGTGAGATGGAATATGTGGAGCCATGTCAAATGACAAAAAACAACCGTGTGGAGAGAGTGGTGCGACTCTACATCCACTCTGTCATCTGCATCCTGGGTTTACTGGGCAACATCCTGGTGATCGTCACCTACGCTTTCTACAAGAAGGCCAAGTCCATGACGGACGTCTACCTTCTGAACGTGGCCATAGCCGACATGCTGTTTGTGGCGGCTCTGCCCCTGATCATCTACAATGAGCAGAGTGACTGGGCCATGGGGATGGTGGCCTGTAAGATTCTCAGAGGGGCCTACAGCGTCAACCTGTACAGTGGTATGCTGCTTTTAGCCTGTATTAGCACTGACCGGTACATCGCTATTGTCCAGGCCCGTCGCTCCTTCAGGCTCCGCTCCTTCACTCTCCTCTACAGCCGCATCATCTGCGCTGCAGTCTGGAGCCTagccctgctcctctctgtccccacctTTGTCTACTACGAGCGTTATGTGCCTGCACACAGCTTCTACAATGTAAGTGAGTATGGATTTTTTGATTACAGCAATGCTATGACACCCGTTGGTCTGAAGAACCCTACATCCTCAGAGTCAGAGGAGGACTCTGTGGTTTGCAACTTCAGGTTCCCGGACAACGCCACGGCCCGCCAGATGAAGGTCCTGGTCCCCAGCACCCAGATGGCGGTGGGCTTCTTCTTGCCTCTGTTGGTCATGGGCTTCTGCTACGCCAGCATCATCTTCACCTTGCTGCGCGTCAAGAACTTCCAGAGACATAAGGCGGTGCGCGTGGTGCTGGCCGTTGTGGGGGTATTCATTGCCTGTCATCTACCCTATAACGCTGCCCTGCTCTACGACACGGTCCATATGTTCAAGCCCCAGAGGTGCGGGGTGATGGACAACACCCAAGTGGCCAAGACGGTGACGGAGACGGTGGCCTACCTGCACTGCTGCCTTAACCCAGTGCTGTATGCCTTCATCGGGGTGAGGTTCAGGAACCACTTCAAGAAGATTGTGGAGGATGTGTGGCGCGTGGGGAAGAGGGTCATGAACGTCCGACGCTTCTCCAGGGTCAAGTCCGAGATCTACGTCTCCACCGCCCGCAGGACTGTGGACGGGTCCTCTACCGACAACGCATCCTCTTTCACCATGTGA